From a region of the Erythrobacter neustonensis genome:
- a CDS encoding OmpA family protein, which produces MNTPRRIMLAALLGAAAASGLAAQTAPAGQANYDMETTVYGNLPPLAEMEEGPRVSGIISARKGSRLQITGDDGTVTMVTLHSETEIRTRGGFLGIGNKTLDQSALLNGLPVTIKTSKYAEGLVASEVRFTSDDRMIAAMIRGGTQQQFGEQGAAIQQNAAATEALRGRLGDIDKYNLKGTTNVYFDTGRATLSPAAKNELCAAAQTAGADENSLMLVLGYTDITGSQEVNQTLSEKRAAAVVNHLQQVCKWKPYRMLTPTGMATADPAADNTTAAGRAQNRRVSVNILVSKALDGM; this is translated from the coding sequence ATGAACACCCCCCGCCGCATCATGCTGGCCGCGCTTTTGGGCGCCGCCGCGGCATCGGGCCTTGCCGCGCAGACCGCGCCCGCAGGCCAGGCCAACTACGACATGGAAACCACCGTCTACGGCAACCTCCCCCCGCTTGCGGAAATGGAGGAAGGCCCGCGCGTTTCCGGGATCATTTCGGCGCGCAAGGGTTCGCGTCTGCAGATCACCGGGGATGACGGCACGGTGACGATGGTCACGCTGCACAGCGAAACCGAAATCCGCACCCGCGGCGGTTTCCTCGGCATCGGCAACAAGACGCTCGACCAGTCGGCGCTGCTCAACGGCCTGCCCGTCACTATCAAGACCTCGAAATATGCCGAAGGTCTGGTCGCCAGCGAGGTGCGCTTCACCAGCGATGACCGCATGATCGCGGCGATGATCCGCGGCGGGACGCAGCAGCAGTTCGGCGAACAGGGCGCGGCGATCCAGCAGAACGCTGCCGCCACCGAAGCGCTGCGCGGCCGTCTGGGCGACATCGACAAGTACAACCTCAAGGGCACGACCAACGTCTATTTCGACACCGGCCGTGCGACCCTGAGCCCGGCGGCGAAGAACGAACTTTGCGCCGCTGCGCAGACCGCCGGTGCGGACGAGAACTCGCTGATGCTGGTGCTCGGCTACACCGACATCACCGGCTCGCAGGAGGTCAACCAGACGCTGTCGGAAAAGCGCGCTGCGGCCGTGGTCAACCACCTGCAGCAGGTCTGCAAGTGGAAGCCTTACCGCATGCTGACCCCGACCGGCATGGCGACCGCCGATCCGGCTGCGGACAACACCACCGCTGCCGGGCGCGCGCAGAACCGCCGCGTTTCGGTCAATATCCTGGTGAGCAAGGCGCTCGACGGGATGTAA
- a CDS encoding DUF885 domain-containing protein, protein MTLRLALATSSALLLAAAAPALAQSAPAEAVAATSASESSHDRLFALFADADARALALDPLSRLYRGDDEGADRLGDFLTDSNFIAARTDTKLNLALLAQIDRDSLDATDQLAYDVFRYTQERALAGTTDAVRALTEVRPLNHFFGFHNSYPNFASGKGAAPFKTLANYEDNLSRHDDYIAFLDRAIGRFRQGMRAGVLETKLTVGIMVTQLTTQLDTPLADSPFMAPSKAFPDEVSPADRTRLTAAYQAKTTELYAATERLRNFLRDEYLPAARDSIGLSQMKGGKELYALLAEDSTTLPLDPDTIHQLGLSEVARIRGEMEKLKKEVRFKGTLAQFFDYVATNPKFQPKSREALTEAYYQTGRDVDARIGALFSKVPKTPLEIRPYDPATEQFEAGGSYEQGSADGTRPGVFYFNAYDLPTRTTPGIVTLYLHEGAPGHHFQISLAQENEALPAFMRFGGTTAYVEGWALYAETLGYEMGFYKDPWNRYGTLQDEQLRAMRLVVDTGIHTKGWTRDQAITYMLTNSGMSRTDAVAEVDRYIAIPGQALAYKIGALKIQELRKRAETRLGKRFDIREFHDQILNTGGLPLVVLESKIDRWIAAELGR, encoded by the coding sequence ATGACCCTGCGCCTTGCCCTTGCCACTTCGAGCGCGCTGTTGCTGGCGGCTGCAGCGCCTGCGCTGGCGCAGTCCGCGCCTGCCGAGGCGGTTGCCGCGACCAGTGCATCGGAAAGCAGCCACGACCGCCTGTTTGCCTTGTTCGCCGATGCCGATGCGCGCGCGCTTGCACTCGATCCGCTCAGCCGCCTTTATCGCGGCGACGACGAGGGGGCCGACCGTCTCGGCGATTTTCTGACCGACTCGAATTTCATCGCCGCGCGCACCGATACCAAGCTCAACCTTGCGCTGCTGGCACAGATCGACCGCGACAGCCTCGATGCGACCGACCAGCTGGCCTATGACGTGTTCCGTTACACGCAGGAACGCGCGCTTGCCGGCACGACCGATGCGGTGCGTGCGCTGACCGAGGTGCGGCCGCTCAACCACTTCTTCGGCTTCCACAATTCCTACCCCAACTTTGCCAGTGGCAAGGGGGCCGCGCCGTTCAAGACGCTCGCGAACTACGAAGACAACCTTTCGCGCCACGACGATTACATCGCCTTCCTCGACCGCGCGATCGGGCGGTTCCGGCAGGGGATGCGCGCAGGCGTGCTCGAAACCAAGTTGACCGTCGGGATCATGGTCACGCAGCTGACCACGCAGCTTGACACCCCGCTCGCCGACTCGCCCTTCATGGCGCCGAGCAAGGCGTTCCCCGATGAGGTATCCCCCGCGGATCGCACCCGGCTGACCGCGGCCTATCAGGCCAAGACTACCGAACTTTACGCTGCAACCGAACGTCTGCGCAATTTCCTGCGCGATGAATATCTGCCCGCCGCGCGCGACAGCATCGGCCTGTCGCAGATGAAGGGCGGCAAGGAACTCTACGCGCTGCTGGCCGAGGATTCGACCACGCTCCCGCTCGATCCCGACACCATCCACCAGCTCGGCCTGTCCGAGGTGGCGCGGATCCGGGGCGAGATGGAAAAGCTGAAGAAGGAGGTGCGCTTCAAGGGCACGCTGGCGCAGTTCTTCGACTATGTCGCCACCAACCCCAAGTTCCAGCCCAAAAGCCGCGAGGCGCTGACCGAGGCCTATTACCAGACCGGTCGCGACGTCGATGCACGGATCGGCGCGCTGTTTTCGAAGGTGCCCAAGACGCCGCTCGAAATCCGGCCCTATGATCCGGCGACCGAACAGTTCGAAGCGGGCGGATCGTATGAGCAGGGCTCGGCCGATGGGACGCGGCCCGGCGTGTTCTATTTCAACGCCTATGATCTGCCCACGCGCACCACGCCGGGGATCGTGACGCTCTACCTGCACGAAGGCGCGCCGGGGCATCACTTCCAGATCAGCTTGGCTCAAGAAAACGAGGCGCTGCCCGCCTTCATGCGGTTCGGCGGCACCACGGCCTATGTCGAAGGCTGGGCGCTCTATGCCGAGACGCTGGGCTACGAGATGGGGTTCTACAAGGACCCCTGGAACCGTTACGGCACCTTGCAGGACGAACAGCTGCGCGCGATGCGGCTGGTGGTCGACACCGGGATCCACACCAAGGGGTGGACCCGCGATCAGGCGATCACCTACATGCTGACCAATTCGGGCATGTCGCGCACCGATGCGGTTGCCGAAGTCGACCGCTACATCGCGATCCCAGGGCAAGCGCTGGCTTACAAGATCGGCGCGCTCAAGATCCAGGAACTGCGCAAGCGGGCGGAAACGAGGCTTGGCAAGCGGTTCGACATTCGCGAATTCCACGATCAGATCCTGAACACCGGCGGGCTGCCGCTGGTTGTGCTCGAATCCAAGATCGACCGCTGGATTGCGGCAGAATTGGGACGTTGA